In Sphingobacterium sp. PCS056, the following proteins share a genomic window:
- a CDS encoding OmpP1/FadL family transporter, translating to MKKLLITLLCASPSLLFAQGSQVNLQSPKSVGMGGAGSAYFIDESSIFYSPGALSKMSHNAISVNGNGVMFKSAFQATGSSVVDHTRNQITPPFSVFATVGPKNTWWKAGIGIYTPYGGAVDWGTEWTGKYSLVSLSLRAIYIQPTVSFKLTDNFSIGGGFVYNIGSVDLQSAIPVYFQDGTSGLAELKGTGTGTGYNVGVHYNLNEEFAISMSYRSKVLTKLKDGDAKFTVPEAAEGTFPRDSKFSAELPLPSTFAVGVTFPISEKVKMAVDGTVINYDVYKELNFDYSGANTPDTHSPKNYTKAGSIKAGIEYLPSEKLQLRIGGGYIATPVRKDYVYPETPDNNRILVAGGFTYKMSPKFDLTGSFAYQRILPREANNVDSHLSGTYTTNIYAPGIGLTYKF from the coding sequence ATGAAGAAGTTACTAATTACCCTACTTTGTGCATCCCCCTCCTTACTTTTTGCACAGGGATCTCAAGTTAATCTTCAGAGTCCAAAATCTGTGGGTATGGGCGGTGCAGGCTCTGCCTACTTTATAGATGAATCTTCTATTTTTTATAGTCCAGGAGCACTTTCAAAAATGAGTCACAATGCTATCTCTGTTAACGGAAATGGTGTTATGTTCAAATCTGCTTTTCAAGCAACAGGAAGTTCAGTAGTTGATCACACTAGAAATCAGATCACACCTCCCTTTTCTGTATTTGCGACAGTAGGTCCTAAAAACACTTGGTGGAAAGCTGGTATAGGTATCTATACACCTTACGGTGGTGCAGTGGATTGGGGAACAGAATGGACAGGTAAATACAGTTTAGTAAGTTTATCATTACGTGCGATCTATATACAACCAACTGTGAGTTTCAAATTAACGGACAACTTTAGTATTGGTGGTGGATTTGTTTACAATATTGGATCTGTCGATTTACAAAGTGCTATTCCTGTTTATTTCCAAGATGGAACATCTGGATTAGCAGAATTAAAGGGAACGGGAACTGGTACAGGCTATAATGTCGGGGTGCATTATAATTTAAATGAAGAATTTGCGATCTCGATGAGCTACCGTTCGAAAGTGTTGACAAAACTAAAAGATGGCGATGCAAAATTCACTGTACCTGAAGCGGCAGAAGGAACATTTCCGCGAGATAGCAAATTTAGTGCAGAACTTCCTCTTCCTTCTACTTTTGCCGTAGGTGTAACTTTCCCTATCAGTGAGAAGGTGAAAATGGCTGTAGATGGAACTGTGATCAATTATGACGTCTATAAGGAACTAAATTTTGATTATAGCGGAGCAAATACTCCAGATACACATTCTCCAAAGAATTATACAAAGGCAGGTTCTATAAAAGCGGGTATTGAATACCTACCATCAGAGAAATTACAACTTCGGATAGGTGGTGGATATATTGCAACTCCTGTAAGGAAAGATTATGTATATCCAGAAACTCCAGATAATAACCGCATATTGGTAGCTGGTGGTTTCACCTACAAAATGTCGCCTAAATTTGATTTGACAGGTTCATTTGCATACCAAAGAATATTACCCCGTGAAGCGAATAATGTCGACAGCCATCTATCGGGAACGTATACAACGAATATCTACGCACCAGGCATTGGTTTGACTTACAAATTTTAA
- the tpx gene encoding thiol peroxidase, whose amino-acid sequence MATVTFKGGAVNTVGNLPAVGSQAPDFKLTAGDLSDKSLADYKGKKVVLNIFPSVDTGTCAASVRAFNQAASGLENTVVLCISKDLPFAQGRFCAAEGLNNVVTLSEYKDNNFSENYQLRFSDGPLAGLLSRVVITLDENGKVLYEEQVAEVTEEPNYEAALASLK is encoded by the coding sequence ATGGCAACAGTAACATTCAAAGGCGGAGCAGTAAATACAGTTGGAAATTTACCTGCAGTAGGAAGTCAAGCTCCAGATTTTAAATTAACAGCAGGTGATTTATCCGATAAGTCATTGGCAGATTATAAAGGAAAGAAAGTAGTATTAAATATTTTTCCAAGTGTCGATACCGGAACATGTGCAGCGTCAGTTCGTGCGTTTAATCAAGCAGCGTCAGGTTTAGAAAATACCGTTGTATTGTGTATTTCTAAAGATTTACCATTCGCTCAAGGCCGTTTCTGTGCGGCAGAAGGTTTGAATAATGTAGTTACATTATCAGAGTATAAAGACAATAATTTTTCAGAAAACTATCAATTACGCTTTTCTGATGGTCCTTTAGCAGGATTATTAAGCCGTGTAGTCATTACATTGGATGAAAATGGAAAAGTATTGTACGAAGAGCAAGTTGCAGAAGTGACAGAAGAACCAAATTACGAAGCAGCATTAGCTTCATTGAAGTAG
- a CDS encoding trans-sulfuration enzyme family protein, translated as MNKDQSKIIREQADRSATREHSVPLYLTSSFIFDSAEQGRAIFAEEEQGMVYSRYANPNTSELINKVCILEGAEAGLSFSSGMAAVFASFAGIIESGDHIVSSRAIFGSTHQLFTQLFPRWGVTTTYVDAVDPEEWEKAIRPNTKIIFLESPSNPGLELVDLEWLGSLKKKYPHIILAIDNCFATPYLQKPLKYGFDLSIHSATKYMDGQGRVLGGLVVGKQELIDKLMFFIRHTGPSLSPFNAWVISKSLDTLGLRMDRHCSNALALATVLETHPEIEDVKYPFLPSHPQYELAKKQMKAGGGIVTFVVAGGKERAFRFLDELNMILYTSNLGDARSIATHPASTTHSKLTEDERLNLGIKPGSVRLSVGLEDQEDIIQDILQALEKTK; from the coding sequence ATGAACAAAGATCAATCTAAAATCATACGCGAACAAGCCGATCGTTCTGCAACACGTGAGCATTCGGTACCCCTATATTTAACCTCAAGTTTTATCTTTGATAGTGCTGAGCAGGGAAGAGCTATTTTTGCTGAAGAAGAGCAAGGAATGGTGTATTCACGTTATGCAAATCCTAATACTTCTGAACTTATTAATAAAGTTTGTATCCTAGAGGGTGCAGAGGCAGGCCTATCTTTTTCTTCGGGAATGGCAGCTGTGTTTGCTTCTTTTGCGGGCATTATTGAAAGTGGAGACCATATTGTTTCTTCTCGTGCTATTTTTGGTTCCACACATCAATTGTTTACACAATTGTTTCCACGTTGGGGAGTGACAACAACCTATGTGGATGCAGTCGATCCTGAAGAGTGGGAAAAAGCAATTCGACCGAATACAAAAATTATATTCTTAGAATCACCATCTAATCCAGGTCTTGAATTGGTTGATCTGGAGTGGTTAGGTTCTTTGAAGAAAAAGTATCCCCATATTATATTGGCCATTGACAACTGCTTTGCAACGCCGTATTTACAAAAGCCTTTAAAGTATGGTTTTGACTTATCCATTCATTCGGCAACCAAGTACATGGATGGTCAAGGCCGCGTACTTGGTGGATTGGTAGTCGGTAAACAGGAATTGATCGATAAATTAATGTTTTTCATCCGTCATACAGGACCTTCCCTATCACCTTTCAATGCATGGGTCATCTCCAAAAGTTTAGATACATTGGGATTACGTATGGATAGACATTGTAGCAATGCGCTCGCCTTGGCGACTGTTTTGGAGACACATCCTGAAATTGAAGATGTTAAATATCCTTTTCTTCCTTCACATCCACAATATGAATTAGCGAAGAAGCAAATGAAAGCTGGAGGTGGCATTGTCACATTTGTGGTTGCAGGTGGAAAAGAAAGGGCATTTAGATTCTTAGATGAATTAAACATGATCTTATATACTTCTAATTTAGGAGATGCAAGATCAATTGCTACTCATCCCGCATCAACCACACATTCTAAGTTAACGGAGGATGAACGTTTAAATCTCGGAATTAAACCTGGCAGCGTACGCTTGTCTGTTGGTTTAGAAGATCAAGAAGATATTATCCAAGATATATTGCAAGCATTAGAAAAAACAAAATAA
- a CDS encoding catalase: MENNSHKKITTASGAPVVNYEDTMTVGPRGPVLLQDYFLHEKLAHFNRERIPERIVHAKGSGAYGTFTVTHDISQYTRAKLFNGIGKQTKLFIRFSTVGGERGSADSERDPRGFAIKFYTEDGNYDLVGNNTPVFFIKDAKKFPDFIHTQKRDPYTNCKSPTMMWDFWSLNPESLHQVTTLMSDRGTPFGYRHMHGYGSHTYSMINAQNELVYVKFHFRTQQGIKNLTAAEADEMRAKDMDYAQRDLHTAIEKGDFPKWKLYIQVMTESETKTFRWNPFDLTKVWSQKEYPLIEVGEMELNQNPNNYFAHVEQVAFAPAHVVDGISFSPDKMLQGRILSYPDAQRYRLGGNYEQIPVNQCPFMTNNYQRDGQMTVNGNQGSAPNYYPNSFDSNYQDQAYKEPALQLDSVVADHYDRNAPGEDDHYTQPGDLYRLLDEEQKQHLIENIVGAMSGIEGPKRDEIIMRQLCHWFRADMNLGLGIAKGLGFSMDQMAKHMPQK, translated from the coding sequence ATGGAAAATAACAGCCACAAAAAAATTACAACAGCATCAGGGGCTCCTGTTGTCAACTATGAAGACACGATGACGGTTGGACCTAGAGGTCCTGTACTATTACAAGATTATTTTCTGCATGAAAAATTAGCGCATTTTAATAGAGAGCGTATTCCAGAAAGAATTGTACATGCCAAAGGTTCTGGCGCATATGGCACATTTACAGTAACCCATGATATCTCCCAATACACAAGAGCAAAACTCTTTAATGGAATCGGAAAGCAAACGAAGTTGTTTATTCGTTTCTCTACTGTAGGTGGAGAAAGAGGCTCTGCAGATTCGGAACGCGATCCACGGGGGTTTGCTATAAAGTTCTATACAGAAGATGGAAATTATGATTTAGTAGGCAACAACACACCGGTCTTCTTTATAAAAGACGCAAAAAAATTTCCTGATTTTATCCATACTCAAAAAAGAGATCCTTATACAAATTGCAAATCGCCAACCATGATGTGGGACTTTTGGTCATTAAATCCTGAATCTCTCCACCAAGTGACGACCTTGATGTCGGACCGTGGTACACCATTCGGCTATAGACATATGCATGGCTACGGAAGTCATACCTATTCCATGATCAACGCACAGAATGAATTGGTATATGTTAAATTTCATTTTAGAACACAACAGGGCATCAAAAACCTGACTGCCGCTGAGGCCGATGAAATGCGTGCAAAAGATATGGACTATGCACAACGCGATCTACATACAGCAATTGAAAAGGGAGATTTTCCAAAATGGAAGCTTTATATCCAAGTCATGACCGAATCGGAAACTAAAACTTTCCGCTGGAATCCATTTGACTTAACAAAAGTATGGTCGCAAAAAGAGTATCCACTTATTGAAGTTGGAGAAATGGAACTAAACCAAAACCCTAATAATTACTTTGCTCATGTGGAACAAGTTGCTTTTGCTCCAGCACATGTGGTAGATGGTATTAGTTTTTCTCCAGATAAAATGCTGCAGGGTCGCATTCTATCTTATCCTGATGCACAACGTTACCGTTTGGGGGGTAATTATGAGCAAATTCCGGTAAACCAATGTCCTTTTATGACCAATAATTATCAACGTGATGGTCAGATGACTGTCAATGGAAATCAAGGCTCTGCTCCAAATTATTATCCCAACAGTTTTGATAGCAACTACCAAGATCAAGCTTACAAAGAGCCTGCATTACAATTGGATAGTGTCGTGGCCGATCATTATGACCGCAACGCCCCTGGTGAAGACGATCACTATACGCAACCAGGTGATCTGTACCGTTTATTAGATGAAGAGCAAAAACAACATCTTATTGAAAATATTGTTGGTGCAATGTCTGGAATCGAAGGTCCAAAAAGAGATGAAATTATCATGCGCCAGTTGTGCCATTGGTTTAGAGCTGATATGAATCTTGGTCTTGGTATTGCTAAAGGTCTAGGATTTTCTATGGATCAAATGGCTAAACATATGCCGCAGAAATAA